A stretch of DNA from Paenibacillus sp. FSL W8-0186:
GAAGGGCTTCAAGAGTCCCTACCTCGCCGGTTATACTGCGGATAAATACAGCTATGATGATCGGGAGCTGCTTCCACGGGCCAAGGAGAAGATCCGCAGCTATATTGAATCCTCCATTTCATCGTCCGTGTCAGGGTATACATCCGTCAGCTTCACCAATAAACAGATTGATACGACACCGAAGCGGGCTGACTATTGCCTGATTCCGGTCTGGATGGTGAAGTACGACTATAACCGGTCGGAGTACTTGTTCGCAATGAACGGCCAGACCGGGAAGGTCGTCGGCAAGCCGCCACTCAGCAAAGCAAAGGTCTCCGCCTGGTTTGCGGGCGTATCGGGCGTAACCCTGCTATCCCTGAAGCTGATCTCCTGGATGATGGGGGGAGGATTCCTGTGAGAAAGCATTATGCGATATTAACGGTGCTATTTTGTCTCGCGGCATATTTGGTCATTCCCTTTGGAACGTCGGCAGCAGCTGAAACGAAAAAGCTGATCTATGACGAAGCGAACCTTCTCACCGAAGAGGAGTATATGGAGCTAAATGCAATGGCGAACGAGTACGGAGCCAAGCAGGAAACGGATATAATCATTATTACTTCTAACAATGAGGACAATACCGATGTCGAGCTGATGACGGAGGACTTTTACGATGAGCAGGCGCCGGGCTACGATAAACCCCATGGCAACGCGGTGATTCTGACGCTGGATATGAAGAACCGGGACGTCTATTTGGCCGGGTTCTACAAGGCGGAGGAGCTCCTGGATGACGGCAGGCTTGATCGGATCCGCGAGAAAATTACGCCGAATTTATCAAACGGCGACTATAAGCTGGCTTTTGAAAAATATATTAAAACCGCCCATAAATACATGGGCTTCAAGCCGGGAGTGAACCCGGATAACCCGCTGTTCAACTTTGGCTTCCAGCTGATTGCAGCCTTGGTCGTTGGAGGAATCGTCGTGGGTATTATGACTTATCGCTCCGGCGGCCGCGTCACGGTCAACCGGCGCACCTATGAGGATGCCAGCACTTCAGGGATCGTGGATCGTCAGGATCAATACCTGCGCACAACGACGACGAAGCGGAAGATCGAACGGAGTACGAGCAGCAGCTCGGGCGGCGGGGGCGGCGGTGGTATTACCGGCGGCGGCCATTCGCATAGCGGCAGCAGAGGGAAATTCTAATCGAAGGGACGGGAGAGCAAGATGGGATTCTTCAGAAATCAATTCGCGAACGTCGTAGAATGGGAAGAGTTTAGAGATGACATGATCTTCTGGAAGTGGAGCAACCGGGAGATCAAGAAGGGCAGTAAACTGATCATCCGCGCCGGCCAGGACGCGATTTTCGTCAATAATGGCAAGGTGGAAGGGATTTTCAAGGATGAGGGCTCATACAACATCGAATCGGAGATCATCCCTTTCTTATCCACGTTAAAAGGCTTCAAATTCGGCTTCAACAGCGGCATGCGGGTGGAGGTTCTGTTCGTTAACACGAAGGAATTTACGGTTAGATGGGGAACGCAGAATCCGATTCTGATTCCGACGCCTCAGCTGCCGGGCGGCATGCCGATTCGCGCCAACGGAACGTTCAACTTCAAGGTCAGCGATTACGTGTCGCTGATTGATAATATCGCCGGGATGAAAGGCAGCTATCTCGTGGAGGATGTCAAAATCCGTATCACTTCTGTATTGGATCAGCTGCTCATGAAGTGGATCAGCCGGGAAGGCAAGGACATGTTCAATCTGCAGGCGAATGCCTCGGAAATTGCCAAAGGGATTCGTGAAGACCTGGATATGGAAATGCTGGGCAACGGTATGACGATTACCGGCTTCCAGGTGATGAGCTTTAACTATCCTCAGGAAATCCAGGATATGATCACGAAGACGGCGTCCCATGAAATGATCGGCAATCTGCAGAAATACCAGCAGGTCAGCATGACGGACGGCATCGCTTCGGGCAAAGTGCAGGGCGGCGGCATGGCCTCGGATATGGCGGGCATGATGATGGGCATGACCATGGCGAACGAAATGATGAAGAACATGAACATGCATCAAAATCAGAATCCAGGCCAGAACCAACCCCAGCAGCACAATCAGCAGCACAGCCAGCAGCCCCCGGCGGCTCCTGCTTCCGAAGGAGGCAAACGCCCTAACTTCTGTCCGAACTGCGGCGCCAAGAATGAAGGGGCGAACTTCTGTCCGAATTGCGGCCAGAAGCTGAACTAAATCATTAATTGCAAAAAAAGAATTAAACGATGGACCAGTGATGATGGCTCATGCGTTTAATTCTTTTTTAACTATGCGGACTTGTAGCCAGCTTCTGTTGGATTGCTCAACTTAGAGTAAATGGATGTA
This window harbors:
- a CDS encoding TPM domain-containing protein, with translation MRKHYAILTVLFCLAAYLVIPFGTSAAAETKKLIYDEANLLTEEEYMELNAMANEYGAKQETDIIIITSNNEDNTDVELMTEDFYDEQAPGYDKPHGNAVILTLDMKNRDVYLAGFYKAEELLDDGRLDRIREKITPNLSNGDYKLAFEKYIKTAHKYMGFKPGVNPDNPLFNFGFQLIAALVVGGIVVGIMTYRSGGRVTVNRRTYEDASTSGIVDRQDQYLRTTTTKRKIERSTSSSSGGGGGGGITGGGHSHSGSRGKF
- a CDS encoding SPFH domain-containing protein, with protein sequence MGFFRNQFANVVEWEEFRDDMIFWKWSNREIKKGSKLIIRAGQDAIFVNNGKVEGIFKDEGSYNIESEIIPFLSTLKGFKFGFNSGMRVEVLFVNTKEFTVRWGTQNPILIPTPQLPGGMPIRANGTFNFKVSDYVSLIDNIAGMKGSYLVEDVKIRITSVLDQLLMKWISREGKDMFNLQANASEIAKGIREDLDMEMLGNGMTITGFQVMSFNYPQEIQDMITKTASHEMIGNLQKYQQVSMTDGIASGKVQGGGMASDMAGMMMGMTMANEMMKNMNMHQNQNPGQNQPQQHNQQHSQQPPAAPASEGGKRPNFCPNCGAKNEGANFCPNCGQKLN